Proteins from a single region of Ischnura elegans chromosome 2, ioIscEleg1.1, whole genome shotgun sequence:
- the LOC124153855 gene encoding uncharacterized protein LOC124153855, with amino-acid sequence MIVMAKQEKMEPLKLVGLVLTLIMTVRASAIAERPATNPDFDLQPEDYVPAARRIWDAGENADDTDGQATMVQASYGLIPSGDFRRGGWSAAAPPAFGEAYGEDGAGLWDVVASESEARGVYSGERMRWMPSKSRYRQRKQPAPEDSPAEIPLQEHQRRQRLQLQQQLLKRAPEGRRGALQLENLGGGILEDVDDDLDEPEEPEEEEPELRQPVSARSRLASPPQPFSKLPALRPPIGANEPTPGKTPSAADLKSILKMSGPLSLSEILQGKNLSLEELLKGSRVALSAVAQSATTETAEIGTRTEQRRRRLKPIGTRPQLKRRRPTTPPEFNTEVPSTTVTEGYTTTMPATTEATTTTTTVRSTSTSTTPMPNVEMVITTIEEPEATTVAMKMEEPSQSSPWFTSSGDPARDILDIILQEDENDGPSLAEVLSSRNMTVADLIEQRERASGRSTITSLFPPPSSIVKEWHRRKGRGDERKERAEESKKVEDSRRGRKYAHFDLTEADWEEASMEKAEKTPVEKEDEEIDDQQFTQTRNTYQVISSNDAVVHLPKSTEMENVKPSLPIRETLTHDHPIPEEPKPTRHIPNSEIKISQIYIPSPKEVPTYKDEDHRPIIRTRVAAPMVTSTEEVLANEEKANRDTEIQNTQRTIHEEYGHEAPLKINGLPEGVKSAIIASTSLLGIALLIFLAIFAAFRYRQWRRRRGMGPYLCAAVLEAAAGARKGKGPKIIKKGKTKEKGWGDTFDSAQERLWRTLRRGRCRFYDRENGQM; translated from the exons ATCGTGATGGCAAAACAGGAGAAGATGGAACCTTTAAAACTCGTGGGACTGGTGCTGACGCTGATAATGACGGTGAGGGCCTCGGCGATAGCGGAGCGTCCAGCCACAAACCCCGATTTCGACCTTCAACCAGAAGACTATGTTCCGGCTGCAAGGAGGATCTGGGACGCAGGAGAAAACGCGGATGACACCGACGGACAAGCCACGATGGTACAGGCATCATACGGCCTTATCCCAAGCGGGGACTTTCGCAGAGGAGGCTG GTCAGCGGCTGCACCACCCGCGTTCGGGGAAGCCTACGGAGAGGATGGCGCCGGACTGTGGGACGTGGTGGCAAGCGAGTCAGAGGCGAGGGGCGTGTACAGCGGCGAGAGGATGCGCTGGATGCCCAGCAAGAGCCGATACCGCCAGAGAAAGCAACCCGCCCCGGAAGACAGCCCCGCCGAGATCCCCTTACAAGAGCACCAGAGACGGCAGAGACTCCAACTGCAACAGCAACTACTGAAGAGAGCGCCAGAAGGACGGCGAGGAGCCTTGCAACTGGAGAACCTTGGAGGGGGTATCCTTGAAGACGTAGACGATGACTTGGACGAACCAGAGGAGCCAGAAGAGGAAGAGCCGGAACTGAGACAGCCCGTAAGTGCCCGTTCCAGATTGGCATCTCCCCCGCAGCCATTTTCCAAACTGCCTGCGCTCAGGCCACCTATCGGGGCGAACGAGCCGACTCCAGGGAAAACACCGTCAGCTGCCGACCTCAAGAGCATCCTCAAAATGTCCGGGCCCCTGAGCCTGAGCGAGATTCTACAGGGGAAGAACCTGTCCTTGGAAGAGCTGCTGAAGGGGAGCAGAGTGGCTCTTTCGGCTGTGGCCCAGTCCGCGACCACGGAGACTGCGGAAATCGGGACCAGGACGGAGCAGAGAAGGAGACGACTGAAGCCGATCGGAACGAGACCACAGCTGAAGCGTAGGAGACCAACCACGCCACCAGAATTTAACACCGAAGTACCATCGACGACGGTGACAGAGGGTTACACCACAACCATGCCAGCCACAACGGAGGCAACAACAACCACAACTACTGTGAGGTCTACCTCCACCAGTACCACACCCATGCCAAATGTAGAGATGGTGATCACTACAATTGAGGAACCAGAGGCCACCACAGTAGCAATGAAGATGGAGGAGCCATCACAGTCCTCACCATGGTTCACGTCCAGTGGAGACCCCGCCAGGGACATCCTGGACATAATCCTGCAGGAGGATGAAAATGATGGTCCTAGTCTAGCCGAGGTGCTCTCCTCCAGGAACATGACAGTGGCAGACTTAATAGAGCAAAGGGAAAGGGCTTCGGGGAGGTCTACCATCACTTCCCTTTTCCCTCCaccatccagcattgttaaggaGTGGCATAGGCGGAAGGGAAGGGGAGACGAAAGGAAGGAGAGGGCAGAGGAGAGCAAAAAGGTGGAAGATAGCCGAAGGGGCCGTAAATATGCACACTTTGACCTCACAGAGGCTGACTGGGAGGAAGCTTCAATGGAAAAAGCAGAGAAGACACCAGTTGAGAAAGAGGACGAGGAAATAGACGACCAACAATTCACGCAAACAAGAAACACATACCAAGTGATATCTTCAAATGATGCAGTTGTGCATCTCCCGAAGTCTACAGAGATGGAAAATGTAAAACCTTCATTACCTATAAGGGAAACACTCACACATGATCACCCCATTCCAGAAGAACCAAAACCTACACGGCACATTCCAAATAGTGAGATAAAAATTTCCCAGATATACATTCCATCTCCAAAAGAGGTTCCTACTTACAAAGATGAGGATCACAGGCCCATAATTAGAACTAGAGTGGCAGCTCCAATGGTAACTAGCACTGAAGAGGTCTTGGCAAATGAGGAAAAAGCTAACAGAGATACTGAAATTCAGAACACACAAAGGACAATACATGAGGAATATGGACATGAAGCACCACTGAAGATAAATGGTCTTCCAGAAGGTGTGAAGAGTGCAATCATTGCCAGCACTAGTTTGCTTGGCATAGCACTGCTCATTTTCCTAGCTATTTTTGCTGCTTTCCGCTACAGACAGTGGCGTCGCAGAAGGGGCATGGGACCTTATCTCTGTGCTGCTGTTCTGGAGGCAGCAGCTGGAGCTAGGAAGGGCAAGGGACCAAAAATAATCAAGAAGGGGAAAACTAAAGAGAAAGGCTGGGGTGATACATTTGATTCAGCCCAGGAAAGGTTGTGGAGGACTTTGAGGAGAGGCCGATGTCGATTTTATGACCGTGAAAATGGACAAATGTGA